One window of Lepeophtheirus salmonis chromosome Z, UVic_Lsal_1.4, whole genome shotgun sequence genomic DNA carries:
- the LOC121130260 gene encoding uncharacterized protein, with protein sequence MLLLNKAILIILCSLTTRVSLLENISNLTNSSPPPSQDLHHRRVEIIKTDTWDPKLKERWNAFLEKRGREIAFDSTSSSLNITSVAGKDVYLTCALNKPIRGKYKISLMRLRDLNLLAVDKSLHTKDPRMEILKSSVENRVWTLKIRDAVPEDSGLYECHLNSIPKSKTLLLSMAIIEGRIRILPTNHVLHLNVGSDLNLTCVVESGPVQPKYIHWYHKNILLQYAENSPATIKSNFNQIGGELNRTFHSSSLFISSLSPEDSGEYKCGSDLTGEVCVKVYVVQEDLKTLHLGTAAVDSGEKESGESSSSGFGLSCKGYFHVIMIYLTSILSVVFFFTIPF encoded by the coding sequence ATGCTGTTATTAAATAAAgccatattaataattttgtgttCTCTTACGACACGAGTCTCTCTTCTTGAGAACATCTCCAACCTCACTAACTCATCACCCCCACCTTCTCAGGACCTCCACCATAGAAGAGTGGAAATAATCAAAACAGATACATGGGATCCCAAGCTCAAGGAGCGTTGGAACGCCTTTCTTGAAAAAAGAGGCCGCGAAATCGCCTTCGACTCCACCTCCTCTTCTCTCAATATCACATCCGTAGCAGGAAAGGACGTGTATCTAACATGTGCTCTCAACAAGCCCATTCGAGGGAAATATAAAATCAGTCTAATGAGACTTCGAGACCTCAACCTCCTAGCAGTTGATAAAAGCCTTCATACCAAGGATCCGCGAATGGAGATCCTTAAAAGTAGTGTGGAAAATCGTGTATGGACTCTGAAAATACGAGATGCTGTCCCAGAGGACTCTGGCCTCTATGAGTGTCACTTAAACTCAATCCCTAAGAGTAAAACTTTACTTCTAAGTATGGCCATTATCGAAGGAAGGATTCGGATCCTTCCCACTAATCACGTGCTTCATTTAAATGTGGGCTCAGATTTGAATTTAACGTGTGTTGTTGAGTCTGGGCCAGTGCAGCCGAAATACATTCAttggtatcataaaaatatcCTCCTACAATACGCAGAGAATTCTCCAGCAACTATTAAATCCAACTTTAACCAAATTGGGGGTGAACTTAATCGAACTTTTCATTCCAGCTCTCTATTCATATCCTCTCTGAGTCCAGAGGATTCTGGGGAGTACAAATGTGGCTCAGATTTAACGGGCGAAGTTTGTGTAAAAGTGTATGTCGTTCAAGAAGATTTGAAAACTCTTCATTTGGGGACTGCAGCCGTGGACAGTGGAGAAAAGGAGTCTGGGGAGAGCTCTTCCAGTGGTTTTGGACTCTCCTGTAAGGGATATTTTCATGTCATAATGATTTACTTAACGTCAATTTTGTCAGTAgtcttttttttcacaattccaTTCTAA